The following coding sequences lie in one Silvanigrella aquatica genomic window:
- a CDS encoding DUF3299 domain-containing protein, with amino-acid sequence MKIFYKIFVFVAIGSILGGLFVYFIAQGASKVSPSEVQNSSKLLEVEWSQLQTFNLTTGNIPNNLRAFNGANIKIPGFIIPLEDNQDFVDEFLFVPTPMACIHVPPPPPNQIIHVKMASGKKAKMSYGPVWLFGKFVISENAGKKIKTSFELLGSYTKPYQ; translated from the coding sequence ATGAAAATTTTTTATAAAATATTTGTTTTTGTTGCCATAGGATCTATTTTAGGAGGTCTTTTTGTCTATTTTATAGCGCAAGGTGCCTCTAAAGTTTCACCGTCCGAAGTGCAAAATTCTAGCAAATTATTGGAAGTGGAATGGTCACAATTACAGACTTTCAATCTGACAACCGGCAATATTCCGAATAATTTGCGTGCGTTTAATGGAGCAAATATAAAAATTCCTGGATTTATAATTCCATTGGAAGACAATCAAGACTTTGTCGATGAATTTTTATTTGTCCCTACACCTATGGCATGTATACACGTTCCTCCTCCCCCTCCTAATCAAATTATTCATGTCAAAATGGCATCGGGTAAGAAGGCAAAAATGTCTTATGGCCCTGTTTGGTTATTTGGAAAATTTGTAATTTCTGAAAATGCTGGCAAAAAAATTAAGACTTCTTTCGAATTACTTGGTTCTTACACAAAACCATACCAATAG